One genomic region from Anthonomus grandis grandis chromosome 1, icAntGran1.3, whole genome shotgun sequence encodes:
- the LOC126737031 gene encoding pyrimidodiazepine synthase-like, with the protein MSSKHLSKGSTEPPRVDGLLRLYSMLFCPYAQRSRLVLKAKNIPHEIVNINLMQKPEWYFKIHTEGKVPALLDGDKIIVESLDICDYLDEKYPENPLYPAEPAAKEKDKQVIQQIGSATSIFGKILFSNEEKSPEEWVKEIIKALQPLEDELVARGTKFFGGDKPGMIDYMLWPWAERAGAIALKLGTKLPITDDHIPQLRKWRKAMREDPVVAELYLGPEAFWKVAQITLKKEVPDYDSILSA; encoded by the exons ATGTCTTCAAAGCATTTATCAAAgg GTTCTACAGAACCACCCAGAGTGGATGGACTTTTACGCCTTTATTCTATGCTTTTCTGTCCATATGCCCAAAGATCCAGACTAGTATTGAAAGCTAAAAACATACCTCATGAGATAGTTAATATTAATCTCATGCAAAAGCCTGAATGGTACTTCAAAATCCACACTGAAG GAAAGGTTCCAGCTTTGCTTGATGGTGacaaaataattgttgaaaGTCTTGATATTTGTGATTATTTGGATGAAAAATACCCTGAAAATCCACTGTATCCAGCAGAGCCTGCTGCCAAAGAGAAGGATAAACAAGTTATTCAACAAATTGGTTCAGCAActtcaatttttggtaaaatattattttctaatgaAGAGAAGTCCCCTGAAGAGTGGGTTAAGGAAATAATTAAAGCTCTACAGCCTTTGGAAGACGAATTGGTGGCGAGAGGCACTAAATTCTTTGGTGGAGACAAACCAGGAATG ATTGATTACATGCTGTGGCCCTGGGCAGAGAGAGCAGGAGCGATTGCCCTTAAATTAGGTACAAAATTGCCCATTACTGATGACCACATTCCTCAATTGCGCAAATGGAGAAAAGCAATGAGAGAAGATCCAGTAGTCGCGGAACTTTACCTTGGTCCAGAAGCTTTTTGGAAAGTAGCTCAGATTACCCTGAAGAAAGAAGTGCCTGATTATGACTCTATATTAAGTGCCTGA